A region of Thermococcus piezophilus DNA encodes the following proteins:
- the nurA gene encoding DNA double-strand break repair nuclease NurA, with the protein MSYRLIDRASVDRIKAILQRGYAEAQNKLKDIEWRELPKEKVRSTVYAIDGSQGKQRLSGTIFYAVSSYAFGNGPPYRLVYTNAMLYNQGISDQIIRLQMGTLENKLGYLAGELGKVDYIMMDGTLTGSLTRPPVYPESVKDINALQAILDENFERLVDDFLTELEMHYKSLQEKLKNENRLSEGVILADDFVETFMKRYLKKGLIGYAKKVKIPSCETAPEKIPIPLEYLEKNIGKKVEDILEDVKRKFCRTIVLDDIREAIHVVLSYLEYLYSLDRLLEMDLVYIAKSFYNRRITQRLGIDVVDVPYLDAYLHMKFEGEIAGYYAFPEKVKVEHSIPDVLEGRFKNIEDALDRGVNMAYIRTMKGGVIYLLQSNEPINDELLSRILWHESNGYFRPLQRAHEGVKIEKRAFEAELAALLNIIKRESPELRVFLKYGRSPLE; encoded by the coding sequence ATGAGCTACAGGCTGATAGACAGGGCCAGTGTGGACAGGATCAAAGCGATACTCCAAAGGGGCTACGCGGAGGCACAGAACAAGCTGAAAGATATAGAGTGGCGTGAGCTTCCCAAAGAGAAGGTCAGAAGCACGGTTTACGCCATCGATGGGAGCCAGGGAAAGCAAAGGCTCAGCGGGACTATATTCTACGCCGTCTCATCCTATGCCTTTGGCAATGGTCCTCCCTACAGGCTCGTTTATACCAACGCGATGCTCTACAACCAGGGAATTTCAGATCAGATTATCCGCCTTCAGATGGGAACGCTTGAGAACAAGCTCGGCTATTTAGCAGGGGAGCTTGGGAAGGTTGACTACATTATGATGGACGGAACGCTGACCGGCTCGCTCACGAGGCCGCCGGTTTATCCGGAGAGCGTCAAGGACATAAACGCTCTCCAAGCAATACTCGATGAAAACTTTGAGCGTCTCGTGGACGATTTCTTGACCGAGCTGGAAATGCACTACAAATCCCTCCAAGAAAAGCTGAAAAATGAAAACCGTCTCTCCGAGGGCGTTATTCTTGCGGATGACTTTGTGGAGACATTTATGAAAAGATACCTCAAGAAGGGACTCATAGGTTACGCGAAAAAGGTCAAAATACCATCATGTGAAACCGCTCCAGAGAAAATACCAATACCTCTCGAATACCTTGAGAAAAACATAGGAAAGAAAGTGGAAGATATCCTCGAAGATGTGAAGAGGAAATTCTGTAGAACGATTGTCCTTGATGACATTAGAGAAGCCATACACGTCGTTCTGAGCTATCTCGAATATCTTTACTCCCTCGACAGGCTTTTGGAAATGGATCTTGTCTACATTGCAAAAAGCTTCTACAACAGAAGGATAACCCAGAGACTCGGAATAGACGTCGTTGACGTTCCGTACCTGGATGCTTACCTTCACATGAAGTTTGAAGGAGAAATAGCTGGGTATTATGCTTTCCCCGAAAAGGTCAAGGTTGAACACTCTATTCCAGACGTTTTAGAGGGTCGTTTCAAAAATATAGAAGACGCATTAGACAGGGGAGTCAACATGGCCTACATCAGAACCATGAAAGGTGGCGTCATCTACCTCCTCCAGAGCAACGAACCCATAAACGATGAGCTCCTGAGCAGAATCCTCTGGCACGAGAGCAACGGCTACTTCAGACCCCTCCAGAGAGCGCACGAGGGGGTGAAGATCGAGAAGAGGGCCTTCGAGGCCGAGCTTGCTGCCCTGCTGAACATAATCAAGAGGGAGTCACCGGAGCTTAGGGTCTTTCTCAAATACGGAAGAAGTCCGCTGGAGTAA
- the herA gene encoding DNA double-strand break repair helicase HerA codes for MRIKEEAVGIVTGEATVNSFQFYAQPDANLKFGDFVVAKLCKEAKERNCRWSDDVEWVIGTIRGLKNINWLLSEGKSTYHSLQLDIWEYGESIGENEALIVNVRVLGRVIINGERAEIVPNRVPIPNGNTVYRASSELLKAIYYGGPGFIEVGNLLLREDVPIYLNADELVSRHFAVLAVTGAGKSNTVAVLIGEITNRLRGTVVVLDPHGDYVKLRLPETGRKYVKLIEAKIMPEEMDSEELADLIEIASNATIQREFLAKAWETVKHENPTLGGRELIEALMSTITEWIMNRAAYFWDEGKESYIPEELKSERIETLRGVVYRIRRFLRNYGSLLTSEDLIAQIEPGKANVIDLGPLDEGQMKVVVGKLLEKIFEARVDYEQARKNILRLREDLKENPNSKTAEEIKKFESTMRAIENKSPALAEPILIIVEEAHIFAPHGEHNDAVRILSRIAREGRKFGVGLGIVSQRPNKLNEDVLSQTNTKIILRIVNPKDQDYVLRASEQLSSDLLGDIASLGKGEAVIVGQAISLPALVKIHNFKALGGGYGGEDIGVVSRWKERAERERLEREKEKLYEEEEIEIDF; via the coding sequence ATGCGGATTAAAGAAGAGGCCGTTGGAATAGTGACTGGTGAAGCGACCGTCAACTCATTCCAGTTTTATGCTCAGCCCGATGCCAATTTAAAGTTCGGAGACTTCGTCGTTGCCAAGCTCTGTAAAGAAGCGAAGGAGAGAAACTGCCGCTGGAGCGATGATGTCGAGTGGGTCATTGGAACGATAAGGGGACTGAAGAACATAAACTGGCTCCTCAGCGAAGGAAAAAGCACCTACCACTCCCTCCAACTGGACATATGGGAGTACGGTGAAAGCATAGGCGAGAACGAGGCTCTGATAGTGAACGTCCGCGTGCTTGGAAGGGTCATCATAAACGGTGAGCGAGCGGAGATTGTCCCCAACCGCGTGCCGATACCGAACGGCAACACCGTCTACAGGGCCAGCTCCGAGCTCCTTAAGGCAATCTACTACGGCGGCCCTGGATTCATCGAGGTCGGGAACCTTCTCCTGCGCGAGGACGTTCCCATATACCTCAACGCCGACGAGCTCGTCTCGAGGCACTTCGCAGTTTTAGCGGTTACTGGTGCGGGCAAATCAAACACTGTGGCGGTTCTCATAGGGGAGATAACCAACAGGCTCCGCGGAACGGTTGTGGTTCTTGATCCCCACGGCGACTACGTAAAGCTAAGGCTTCCTGAAACGGGTAGAAAATACGTCAAGCTAATAGAAGCCAAAATAATGCCCGAGGAAATGGACAGCGAGGAGCTGGCTGACCTAATCGAGATAGCGAGCAACGCGACAATACAGAGGGAGTTTTTAGCTAAAGCCTGGGAGACCGTCAAGCACGAAAACCCAACTCTCGGCGGAAGGGAGCTCATAGAGGCCCTTATGAGCACGATAACCGAGTGGATAATGAACCGCGCTGCTTATTTCTGGGACGAGGGGAAGGAGAGCTACATACCCGAGGAACTCAAGAGCGAGAGGATCGAAACGCTAAGGGGTGTCGTTTACAGGATAAGGCGCTTCCTGAGAAATTACGGCTCCCTACTAACAAGTGAGGATTTGATAGCCCAGATAGAGCCAGGAAAGGCCAACGTGATTGACCTCGGCCCGCTGGATGAGGGCCAAATGAAGGTTGTAGTTGGTAAACTCCTCGAGAAGATATTCGAAGCAAGGGTCGACTACGAACAGGCCAGAAAGAACATCCTCCGCCTGAGAGAAGACCTGAAAGAGAACCCCAACTCAAAGACGGCGGAGGAAATTAAGAAGTTCGAGAGCACGATGAGGGCGATAGAGAACAAGAGCCCGGCTTTGGCTGAGCCTATACTCATCATAGTGGAGGAAGCGCATATCTTCGCACCTCATGGTGAACACAACGACGCGGTGAGGATACTGAGCAGAATAGCGAGAGAGGGCAGGAAGTTCGGGGTGGGCCTTGGGATAGTAAGCCAGAGACCCAACAAGCTCAACGAGGATGTCCTCAGCCAGACCAACACAAAGATAATCCTCCGCATCGTCAATCCAAAGGATCAGGACTACGTCCTGAGGGCGAGCGAGCAGCTGAGTTCCGATTTGCTCGGAGATATAGCTTCCCTCGGCAAGGGTGAGGCCGTTATAGTAGGCCAAGCCATAAGCCTCCCGGCGCTCGTCAAGATACACAACTTCAAGGCCCTCGGTGGTGGCTATGGCGGGGAAGACATAGGCGTTGTAAGCCGCTGGAAAGAAAGGGCAGAGCGTGAGAGGCTCGAGAGGGAGAAAGAAAAGCTGTACGAAGAAGAGGAGATTGAGATAGACTTCTGA
- a CDS encoding FecCD family ABC transporter permease, which produces MRKWLPGLIALSLIAGFLGIYIGSVSISPSDVTESVAYGIKSILARFFPSIELGEKPKYFIIIWELRLPRVLLAYLVGMGLASSGVASQALFKNPLADPYIIGVSAGAGIGAALAAIYAPTHMGTFALAFALFSVFVVYSVSRVDGHVPIDTLLLAGIAYGFLASAITWYLVISQGEKAHVTWMWLMGTFNGTGWKDVGEMFVVALFGVGFLILKWRELNLLLFGEESIALGLDVNLYRKLVIGVIALLTAFAVSTAGIIGFVGLVSPHIMRLLLGPNHKELTPASALFGGVLLVVADLLARTVARPTELPVGIITALMGAPFFLYLLTKHKRGERYS; this is translated from the coding sequence ATGAGGAAGTGGCTTCCGGGGCTGATAGCCCTCTCCCTTATCGCCGGATTCCTCGGCATTTACATCGGATCAGTTAGCATCTCCCCATCCGACGTGACGGAGAGCGTGGCCTATGGGATAAAATCAATCCTGGCGCGTTTTTTCCCCTCGATAGAGCTCGGGGAAAAGCCAAAATACTTCATCATCATCTGGGAGCTCCGCCTCCCCCGGGTTCTCCTGGCTTACCTCGTGGGGATGGGTCTGGCATCCTCTGGAGTTGCCTCCCAGGCCCTCTTCAAGAACCCCCTGGCTGACCCATACATAATTGGAGTGAGCGCTGGAGCGGGCATAGGGGCGGCGCTTGCTGCCATATACGCGCCCACCCATATGGGCACATTCGCCCTCGCCTTCGCGCTTTTCTCTGTTTTTGTCGTTTACTCCGTTTCCCGCGTCGATGGTCACGTCCCCATTGATACCCTCCTCCTGGCAGGGATAGCCTACGGCTTCCTCGCCAGCGCTATCACGTGGTACCTCGTCATAAGCCAGGGAGAAAAGGCCCACGTCACCTGGATGTGGCTCATGGGGACGTTCAACGGCACGGGCTGGAAGGATGTCGGAGAGATGTTTGTCGTCGCACTCTTCGGAGTCGGGTTTCTCATCCTGAAATGGCGCGAGCTGAACCTGCTCCTCTTCGGTGAGGAGAGTATAGCCCTAGGCCTCGACGTGAACCTCTATCGGAAGCTCGTTATTGGAGTAATAGCGCTCCTCACGGCCTTCGCTGTCTCAACCGCTGGAATAATCGGATTCGTTGGTCTTGTCAGCCCGCACATAATGCGCCTCCTTCTTGGTCCGAACCATAAAGAGCTCACTCCCGCTTCAGCCCTCTTCGGCGGCGTTCTCCTTGTGGTGGCGGATTTGCTCGCTAGAACCGTTGCTAGGCCGACTGAATTGCCCGTCGGAATCATAACGGCCCTCATGGGCGCTCCTTTCTTCCTCTACCTGCTGACGAAGCACAAGAGGGGGGAGCGGTACTCATGA
- the thrC gene encoding threonine synthase, giving the protein MKLRCTICGREYDRPVQRCECGEPVEFELFHGKPYIGKTVWERFYDFWPVEPDPELSLGEGDTPLIRSKLGNELGIKLYLKNETVNPTWSFKDRGTFLAISHAVKEGYKAVGTVSTGNMAASVAAYAAKAGLKAKILVSEEASKEKLKAVSVYGADVIRVKGDYGRLYFKSLKLGERLGVYFMNSDNPLRVEGYKGISFEIAEEITPDYVLIPTSSGGLFRGVAKGFIELFVSGLIDRIPTLVAVQAEGCSPICRAFKEGKERIERFESPKTIAHAIENPYPPSGNAVLKLFREMGGLCVTVSDEEIIKAQAELAREGLFVQPSSATGIAALKKLNLPEGVNVVSILTGSGLKALSTAPLGKVRECSIEKLRECIENNS; this is encoded by the coding sequence TTGAAGCTCAGGTGTACAATCTGCGGCAGGGAGTACGATAGGCCCGTGCAGAGGTGTGAGTGCGGCGAGCCGGTAGAGTTTGAGCTCTTTCATGGAAAACCCTACATAGGAAAGACCGTGTGGGAGCGCTTTTACGACTTCTGGCCGGTCGAACCGGATCCCGAGCTGAGCCTCGGCGAAGGGGATACTCCGCTGATTAGGTCGAAGCTCGGAAATGAATTGGGAATAAAGCTCTATCTCAAGAACGAGACCGTCAATCCGACCTGGAGCTTCAAGGACAGGGGGACATTTTTGGCCATAAGCCACGCGGTGAAGGAAGGATACAAAGCCGTTGGAACCGTCTCAACAGGCAACATGGCCGCGAGCGTTGCTGCCTATGCTGCCAAGGCTGGCTTAAAGGCCAAAATCCTCGTCTCGGAGGAGGCCAGCAAGGAGAAGCTGAAGGCCGTTTCTGTTTATGGAGCTGACGTGATAAGGGTAAAAGGTGACTACGGGAGGCTCTACTTCAAAAGCCTTAAGCTCGGAGAGAGGCTCGGCGTCTATTTCATGAACTCGGACAACCCCCTCAGGGTGGAGGGCTACAAGGGAATAAGCTTCGAGATAGCTGAAGAGATCACGCCCGACTACGTTCTTATACCCACTTCTTCCGGCGGCCTTTTCAGAGGAGTTGCCAAAGGCTTCATTGAGCTCTTCGTGAGCGGGCTGATAGATAGAATCCCCACACTCGTTGCCGTTCAGGCTGAAGGCTGCTCGCCGATATGCAGAGCCTTCAAGGAGGGGAAGGAAAGGATCGAGCGCTTTGAAAGTCCAAAAACGATAGCCCATGCCATAGAGAACCCATACCCACCGAGCGGGAACGCTGTCTTGAAGCTCTTCCGTGAAATGGGCGGCCTTTGCGTTACAGTGAGCGACGAGGAAATCATAAAAGCCCAAGCGGAGCTTGCAAGAGAAGGCCTCTTCGTCCAGCCGTCGAGCGCCACCGGGATAGCGGCACTGAAAAAGCTCAACCTTCCAGAGGGTGTGAATGTCGTCTCCATACTCACAGGCTCCGGTTTGAAAGCTCTCTCAACGGCACCATTGGGTAAGGTAAGGGAGTGTTCTATCGAAAAGCTTAGAGAGTGTATCGAAAATAATTCATGA
- a CDS encoding ABC transporter ATP-binding protein produces MILEVKLSFSYSGKEVLKNVEFTTEKGELLAIIGPNGAGKSTLLKSMVGILRPTGYVKLNGTDLLSLKPKERAKLITYVPQSSYPEFAFTIEEFVELGTYATRRDMRSALKRVDLWEKRKEQITNLSGGEYQLALIARALAQGSEVILLDEPTSHLDINHALRIMELLRELREERIVITVLHDLNLALRYAERLILIHEGRKRWDGAPDELSPAVIGEVYGINAKIVEVDGERLLLANL; encoded by the coding sequence ATGATTCTTGAGGTTAAGCTCTCCTTCTCCTACAGCGGGAAGGAGGTCCTCAAGAACGTCGAGTTCACCACAGAGAAGGGTGAGCTTCTGGCGATAATCGGACCGAACGGCGCCGGAAAGAGCACACTTCTCAAGTCGATGGTGGGAATCTTGAGGCCAACAGGCTACGTGAAGCTCAACGGGACCGACCTGCTCTCGCTGAAGCCAAAGGAGAGGGCGAAGCTGATAACCTACGTTCCCCAGAGCTCCTATCCCGAGTTCGCCTTCACAATAGAGGAGTTCGTCGAGCTCGGAACCTACGCCACGCGCAGGGACATGAGGAGCGCCCTCAAGAGGGTGGACCTCTGGGAGAAACGGAAGGAGCAGATAACGAACTTAAGCGGCGGCGAGTACCAGCTGGCTCTGATAGCCCGGGCCCTCGCTCAGGGGAGCGAGGTTATTCTCCTTGACGAGCCGACTTCACACCTCGACATTAACCACGCGCTCAGGATAATGGAGCTCCTCCGCGAGCTGAGGGAAGAGAGGATAGTCATAACGGTTCTCCACGACTTAAACCTGGCACTCCGCTACGCTGAAAGGCTCATACTTATCCACGAGGGTAGGAAACGCTGGGATGGAGCGCCAGATGAGCTGAGTCCTGCCGTTATTGGGGAGGTCTATGGAATCAACGCAAAGATAGTTGAGGTTGACGGAGAGAGGCTCCTGCTCGCAAACCTCTAG
- the mre11 gene encoding DNA double-strand break repair protein Mre11, giving the protein MKFAHIADAHLGFEQYRLPYRAEEFTSSFREAIEKAVEERVDFILIAGDLFHQSRPSPETIKEAIEILNLPREMGIPVFAIEGNHDRTQRRISTYHLLESLGLLHLVGLREEKVENEYITSERLGNKFLVKGIFEKGHQSIEIHGIKYMSAAWLERNKLSDIFKPKGDAILMLHQGIKELIERMVGLIPESQRDYFELKMEDLPKGYIYYALGHIHKNFETNYDTGKLVYSGSLQRWDFSDYEIRYRWDGRAFRAKAGSKKGFYIVEDFEPRFIPLEIRPFIDIKIEADEETAKKEIKRLGAKIPGEAFVRLDLKWERPFDVSAFHELLKVRYIYIRTRFERKLKAGKPRNLPKPEEYFLPVELKAIELTREKKFEAVDAVVELFLGEGWEERPKKRAVEKPKDSRKEKSEERTGKVDRKVEEGQDAPPKKVEKKDKPVKKPKKGADLLAWLGGEK; this is encoded by the coding sequence ATGAAGTTCGCCCACATAGCGGACGCGCACCTGGGCTTTGAGCAGTACCGCCTTCCTTATAGGGCCGAAGAGTTCACCAGTTCCTTCAGGGAGGCAATAGAAAAGGCCGTTGAAGAGAGGGTGGATTTCATACTCATCGCTGGCGATCTTTTCCACCAGAGCAGGCCCAGTCCGGAGACGATAAAGGAGGCCATAGAAATCCTGAACCTGCCAAGGGAAATGGGTATCCCAGTCTTCGCGATAGAGGGCAATCACGACAGAACCCAGAGGAGGATCTCCACTTACCACCTTCTCGAAAGCCTTGGCCTGCTCCATCTTGTCGGCCTGCGCGAGGAGAAGGTCGAAAATGAATACATAACCAGCGAGCGCCTTGGAAATAAGTTCCTCGTCAAGGGCATCTTTGAGAAAGGACATCAGAGCATTGAAATCCACGGGATAAAGTACATGAGCGCGGCCTGGCTCGAAAGGAATAAGCTGAGCGACATATTCAAGCCAAAGGGAGATGCAATCCTCATGCTCCACCAGGGCATCAAAGAGCTCATCGAGAGGATGGTGGGTTTAATCCCAGAGAGCCAGCGCGACTACTTCGAGCTGAAGATGGAGGACTTACCAAAGGGCTACATCTACTACGCCCTCGGCCACATCCACAAGAACTTCGAAACGAATTACGATACTGGAAAGCTCGTTTATTCAGGTTCACTCCAGCGCTGGGACTTCAGCGACTATGAGATAAGATACCGCTGGGATGGAAGGGCATTCAGGGCAAAGGCCGGAAGCAAGAAGGGGTTCTACATTGTCGAGGACTTCGAGCCGAGATTCATCCCCCTAGAGATAAGGCCCTTCATAGACATCAAGATAGAGGCAGATGAGGAAACTGCCAAGAAGGAGATCAAGAGGCTGGGCGCCAAGATACCGGGTGAGGCCTTCGTGAGACTTGACCTGAAGTGGGAAAGACCCTTCGATGTCTCAGCGTTCCACGAGCTCCTGAAGGTTCGCTACATCTACATCAGGACGCGCTTCGAGAGGAAGCTCAAGGCCGGAAAGCCTAGAAATCTCCCGAAGCCAGAGGAATACTTCCTTCCAGTGGAGCTTAAGGCGATAGAGCTAACTAGAGAGAAGAAGTTCGAAGCGGTTGACGCCGTTGTTGAGCTTTTCCTCGGTGAGGGCTGGGAGGAGAGACCAAAGAAAAGGGCAGTTGAAAAGCCAAAAGATAGCAGGAAGGAAAAATCTGAGGAAAGAACCGGGAAAGTTGATAGAAAGGTGGAAGAGGGACAAGACGCACCGCCAAAGAAAGTCGAAAAGAAGGATAAACCCGTCAAAAAGCCAAAGAAAGGGGCCGACCTTCTCGCGTGGCTCGGTGGTGAAAAATGA
- the psmB gene encoding archaeal proteasome endopeptidase complex subunit beta, producing METKKTGTTTVGIKVKDGVVLAADTQASLDHMVETLNIRKIVPITDRIAITTAGSVGDVQALARMLEAEARYYQFTWGRPMSTKAMANLLSNILNENKWFPYLVQIVIGGYVTEPELANLDPLGGLIFDNYTATGSGSPFAIAVLEDGYKEDMSIEEAKELAVKAIRTAGKRDVYTGSKKVQVVVITKDSMEEEFVEFKD from the coding sequence ATGGAAACGAAGAAGACTGGAACTACCACTGTGGGAATAAAGGTCAAGGACGGTGTCGTCCTAGCAGCCGATACTCAGGCTTCCCTCGACCACATGGTCGAAACCCTCAACATCAGGAAGATAGTCCCAATCACCGATAGGATAGCCATCACAACCGCCGGAAGCGTTGGAGACGTGCAGGCTTTAGCGAGAATGCTCGAGGCGGAGGCTCGCTATTACCAGTTCACCTGGGGCAGGCCGATGAGCACCAAGGCCATGGCCAACCTGCTCAGCAACATACTGAACGAGAACAAGTGGTTCCCATATCTTGTCCAGATCGTCATCGGCGGCTACGTCACTGAGCCAGAGCTGGCGAACCTGGATCCACTCGGCGGCTTGATATTCGACAACTACACCGCGACAGGCTCTGGCAGTCCATTCGCGATAGCCGTTCTTGAGGACGGCTATAAGGAAGACATGAGCATCGAAGAGGCCAAGGAACTCGCAGTGAAGGCCATCAGGACGGCAGGAAAGAGGGACGTCTACACCGGAAGCAAGAAGGTTCAGGTGGTCGTTATCACGAAGGACAGCATGGAGGAGGAGTTCGTCGAGTTCAAGGATTGA
- the rad50 gene encoding DNA double-strand break repair ATPase Rad50: MKVEKILIKDFRSHKITKVTFTSGINLIVGQNGSGKSSLLDALLVGLYWPAKPKDLKKDDLLRIGGTGTEITVFFENDGVRYQVHRNITRGIAFVKYHDGSSWRPLESGQKHVREWMENAIPYDVFVNAIYIRQGEIDAILESDESRDKVVRQVLGLDKYENAYKNLLEVRKEIEGRIKSIEGYLKSTENIDELIKGMEKELAETLNAINELSPEIPKLRKELEKVEKKLKELDALAEEINFFRLEVRRKEGNVKALEAKLRELERRIKESEERVKELEEKVRELEGLKENAEEYLRLVDFRRRYAEEKAKSEKLVESYKAQISGIDERLKELGALKEKLKELEEKRRNLEEKLKSLEKSAKAYEEVKSLTTNLERLRKRLKLKPEEIKKLAEEIERARARMEEIAKELEGISSRRGEIKSQVKERNNAILELKKARGKCPVCGRELTEEHRKELMEKYTLELKGFSKELQALDEEELKLRRELVEIEVILRRERELFSQKELLEQIKELEERLKEYDLEELEKGAEEYEKLKSELDRIEGELKGIREELAKARTLEKKRRIIEKKLEDVEDRLRNLEEGLGTLGFSSLEELDGRIKELEPAHRRYFELKSAASELMREKERLERSLRELKMTKKTLGKEAQALKGAKNKLEEKEKLYSVKEHTRLREDFTKLKERLAEKRTQLEALEDKRNETMENLRKLKEEKKRREEKVKELERLKKAKERVQNLREKVRHYKAMLKEDALSKVGELASEIFEELTEEKYSGVTVKAEENKVKLGVVYDGKEYGLGFLSGGERIALGLAFRLALSLYLAGEISLLILDEPTPYLDDERRRRLVDIMQRYLRKIPQVIVVSHDEELKDAADRVIRVSLENGVSVAKEVELGV; this comes from the coding sequence ATGAAGGTTGAGAAGATTCTAATCAAGGACTTCCGCTCGCACAAGATTACAAAGGTGACCTTCACGAGCGGGATAAACCTCATCGTCGGCCAGAACGGCTCCGGAAAAAGCTCGCTACTCGATGCCCTACTGGTGGGTCTCTACTGGCCCGCCAAGCCCAAGGACCTCAAAAAGGACGACCTCCTCCGGATAGGCGGGACTGGAACGGAGATAACCGTCTTCTTCGAGAATGACGGGGTTAGGTATCAGGTGCACCGCAACATCACCAGGGGCATAGCCTTCGTCAAGTACCACGACGGAAGCTCCTGGAGGCCCCTTGAAAGCGGTCAGAAGCATGTCAGGGAATGGATGGAGAATGCCATCCCCTACGATGTCTTCGTCAACGCTATCTACATTCGCCAGGGGGAGATAGACGCCATCCTGGAGAGCGACGAAAGCCGTGATAAAGTCGTGAGGCAAGTGCTCGGCCTTGACAAGTACGAGAACGCATACAAAAACCTTCTCGAGGTCAGAAAGGAAATAGAAGGGCGGATAAAATCCATAGAGGGCTACCTCAAGAGCACCGAGAACATAGACGAGCTAATTAAAGGTATGGAGAAGGAGCTAGCCGAAACCCTTAATGCCATAAATGAACTCTCGCCGGAGATTCCAAAGCTGAGAAAAGAGCTCGAGAAAGTTGAAAAGAAACTTAAGGAGCTCGACGCCCTTGCAGAGGAAATCAACTTCTTCAGGCTGGAAGTCAGAAGAAAGGAAGGAAACGTAAAAGCCCTCGAAGCGAAGCTCCGGGAGCTGGAGAGAAGAATAAAGGAAAGCGAAGAGCGCGTTAAGGAACTCGAAGAGAAAGTCAGGGAACTCGAAGGGCTGAAGGAGAATGCAGAGGAATACCTCAGACTTGTGGACTTCAGGAGGAGATACGCCGAAGAGAAAGCCAAGAGCGAGAAGCTGGTGGAGAGCTATAAGGCCCAGATTTCAGGCATAGACGAGCGCCTGAAAGAGCTTGGGGCTCTTAAGGAGAAGCTCAAAGAGCTCGAAGAGAAACGGAGGAATCTCGAAGAGAAGCTCAAGAGCCTTGAAAAGAGCGCCAAAGCCTATGAAGAGGTCAAAAGCCTAACTACCAACCTTGAAAGGCTAAGAAAGAGACTTAAGCTAAAGCCAGAGGAGATTAAAAAGCTCGCCGAAGAGATAGAGCGTGCCAGAGCGAGAATGGAGGAGATAGCGAAGGAGCTCGAGGGGATAAGCTCGAGGAGAGGCGAGATAAAGAGCCAAGTCAAGGAGCGCAATAATGCCATTCTGGAGCTTAAAAAGGCCCGCGGAAAGTGCCCCGTCTGCGGGAGGGAATTAACGGAGGAGCACAGGAAAGAGCTTATGGAAAAATACACCCTCGAGCTTAAGGGGTTCTCGAAGGAGCTCCAGGCCCTCGATGAGGAGGAACTGAAGCTCAGGCGTGAGCTGGTCGAGATTGAGGTCATCCTCAGGAGGGAGCGCGAGCTCTTCTCCCAGAAAGAACTCCTGGAGCAGATTAAGGAGCTTGAGGAGAGGCTCAAAGAATACGACCTCGAAGAGCTTGAGAAAGGGGCGGAAGAATACGAGAAGCTGAAGAGCGAGCTGGACAGAATCGAAGGTGAGCTCAAGGGGATCAGGGAAGAGCTGGCAAAGGCAAGGACCCTCGAAAAGAAGAGGAGGATCATTGAAAAGAAGCTGGAAGATGTAGAAGACAGGCTCAGGAACCTCGAGGAAGGACTCGGGACACTTGGCTTTTCAAGCCTAGAGGAGCTCGACGGCAGGATCAAAGAGCTCGAGCCCGCCCACAGGAGATATTTCGAGCTGAAATCTGCCGCAAGTGAACTGATGAGGGAAAAGGAAAGGCTCGAGAGAAGCCTTAGGGAGCTCAAGATGACTAAGAAAACACTCGGGAAAGAGGCACAGGCATTGAAAGGTGCCAAAAATAAGCTCGAGGAGAAAGAAAAGCTCTACAGCGTCAAGGAGCACACCAGGCTAAGGGAAGACTTCACAAAACTGAAAGAAAGGCTCGCAGAAAAGAGGACCCAGCTCGAAGCACTGGAGGACAAACGAAACGAGACCATGGAGAACCTGAGGAAGCTCAAGGAAGAGAAGAAAAGACGAGAGGAAAAGGTCAAGGAGCTAGAAAGGCTGAAGAAAGCTAAAGAGCGGGTGCAGAACCTCAGGGAGAAAGTGAGGCATTACAAAGCGATGCTAAAGGAGGACGCCCTGTCCAAGGTTGGAGAGCTGGCGAGTGAGATATTCGAGGAGCTGACAGAGGAGAAGTACTCGGGCGTAACGGTAAAGGCCGAGGAAAATAAGGTCAAGCTCGGTGTCGTCTATGACGGAAAGGAATACGGCCTCGGTTTTCTCAGCGGCGGCGAAAGGATTGCCCTAGGCCTGGCCTTCCGCCTGGCGTTGTCTCTCTACCTCGCAGGAGAGATTTCACTCCTTATTCTCGATGAACCTACCCCCTACCTCGACGACGAGAGGCGCAGAAGGCTGGTCGACATAATGCAGCGCTACCTGAGGAAGATTCCGCAGGTCATAGTGGTCTCGCATGACGAGGAGCTTAAAGATGCTGCCGACAGGGTGATACGGGTAAGCCTCGAGAACGGCGTTTCCGTGGCAAAGGAAGTAGAGCTGGGGGTGTGA